A portion of the uncultured Draconibacterium sp. genome contains these proteins:
- the queG gene encoding tRNA epoxyqueuosine(34) reductase QueG, giving the protein MRRSALHFFVLTDCINLHHNNKNMLQQLKQKIQSLGFLDSALLPVSFLEEEETHLKTWLGNEMHGEMGYMNRNIDKRLDPSLLVENAKTIIIVLLNYFPKSTQEDQTAPVLSKYAYGTDYHFVMKDKLKELLKFIQEEIAPCSGRPFVDSAPVLERAWARKAGLGWVGKNSNLISPHHGSFFFIGELIIDIELPYDAPKLVRDHCGRCTKCIDACPTKAIVADRVVDARKCISYQTIEVRGEMDTNLKGQFENRVFGCDICQDVCPWNLKSEPHNEAGLKPHPKLLTLQKQDWENMERPLFNALFKNSAVKRTGYKGLQRNLSFLNDDAKRQNQ; this is encoded by the coding sequence ATGAGAAGATCTGCTCTTCATTTTTTTGTGTTGACTGATTGTATTAATTTGCACCACAACAATAAAAACATGCTGCAGCAACTAAAACAAAAAATACAATCGCTCGGATTTCTCGATTCTGCCCTACTTCCCGTTTCCTTTTTGGAGGAAGAAGAAACGCACCTGAAAACATGGCTCGGTAACGAGATGCACGGTGAAATGGGTTATATGAATCGCAACATAGATAAACGTTTAGATCCGTCGTTGCTGGTTGAAAATGCTAAAACAATTATTATTGTGCTGCTAAACTATTTCCCCAAATCAACGCAGGAAGATCAAACGGCGCCGGTGCTTTCGAAATATGCTTACGGCACTGATTATCATTTTGTAATGAAAGACAAACTGAAAGAGCTGCTCAAGTTCATTCAGGAAGAAATTGCGCCTTGTTCTGGCCGACCATTTGTTGATTCTGCTCCGGTTTTAGAGCGTGCATGGGCGCGAAAAGCAGGTCTCGGCTGGGTTGGAAAAAACAGTAACTTAATTTCTCCGCACCATGGTAGTTTCTTTTTTATTGGCGAACTAATTATCGATATTGAGCTACCTTATGACGCCCCAAAACTGGTGCGCGACCATTGCGGGCGATGCACAAAATGTATCGATGCCTGCCCAACAAAAGCTATTGTTGCCGACCGCGTAGTTGATGCACGGAAATGTATTTCGTATCAAACCATTGAAGTACGGGGTGAAATGGATACCAATTTAAAAGGTCAGTTTGAAAATCGGGTATTTGGCTGCGATATTTGCCAGGATGTGTGCCCCTGGAATTTAAAATCGGAGCCACATAACGAAGCAGGCTTAAAACCTCATCCTAAACTTTTAACACTGCAAAAACAGGATTGGGAGAATATGGAACGCCCGCTGTTTAACGCGCTTTTTAAAAACTCGGCGGTTAAACGCACCGGTTATAAGGGATTGCAACGCAACCTGAGTTTTTTAAACGATGACGCAAAGCGCCAAAACCAATAA
- a CDS encoding LruC domain-containing protein — protein sequence MRKCLILLLFVALEGCFVDPVKDPDPLPYDSFFELEVPADFNWSCINQPHIIVNFKHNGAITTALDNTLVELYDNANNLLDLLTIQNGLVDLNPIIPATVDMLKLKVMATGESVQIDAGASTVDYIVENISAKVVPKMGNAGIEIQGSSTYSLFENSWPLKDDFDFNDVVVKTTCRWQRNAENFITEIAVVCNIEAIDVSLDWGLGFELFGLEGHEIYYLGDVMRSVNEAEKDENVKNGIVAVSSLKELEVGTTEFRITLNENELKNFLFIPYLFRLNNNGIQIRPFGAPPTQAQDMGLFSFYDDASPTAWRWDQGSKFAYPLSGEAAFFRSAENYPWAIQFIFDGTFQSCREGISIVSDYPTFQDWAESGGKSAKDWYNHPL from the coding sequence ATGAGAAAATGCCTGATATTACTATTGTTTGTAGCCCTCGAAGGATGTTTTGTAGACCCGGTGAAAGACCCGGATCCATTGCCATATGATAGCTTTTTCGAGCTTGAAGTACCTGCTGATTTTAATTGGTCGTGTATAAACCAGCCTCATATCATCGTTAATTTTAAGCACAACGGAGCCATAACTACAGCTCTCGATAATACCTTGGTTGAACTATACGATAATGCAAATAATCTGCTTGATTTATTAACCATACAAAATGGTTTGGTTGATCTGAATCCTATAATTCCTGCAACGGTTGACATGTTAAAACTAAAAGTAATGGCAACCGGAGAATCCGTTCAGATTGATGCCGGAGCTTCAACTGTAGATTATATTGTTGAGAATATTTCGGCTAAAGTCGTGCCGAAAATGGGAAATGCAGGCATTGAAATACAAGGCTCTTCAACATATTCGTTGTTTGAGAACTCGTGGCCTCTAAAAGACGATTTTGATTTTAACGATGTTGTGGTAAAAACCACGTGCCGGTGGCAACGTAATGCAGAAAACTTTATAACAGAAATAGCCGTTGTTTGCAATATTGAAGCCATTGATGTGTCGTTGGATTGGGGTTTGGGATTTGAGTTGTTCGGATTAGAGGGCCATGAAATCTATTATTTGGGCGATGTGATGAGAAGTGTAAACGAAGCCGAAAAAGATGAAAACGTAAAAAATGGTATCGTTGCTGTTTCAAGTCTAAAGGAGTTGGAAGTGGGTACCACCGAGTTTCGCATTACCCTGAACGAGAATGAACTAAAGAATTTTCTTTTTATACCTTATTTATTCAGGTTGAATAATAATGGCATTCAGATTAGGCCATTTGGTGCACCTCCAACGCAAGCCCAAGATATGGGTTTGTTTAGTTTTTACGATGATGCTTCTCCAACTGCATGGCGATGGGACCAGGGCAGTAAATTTGCTTATCCGTTAAGTGGCGAAGCGGCTTTTTTCAGATCGGCGGAGAATTATCCATGGGCAATCCAGTTTATTTTTGATGGCACTTTTCAATCCTGTCGTGAAGGAATTTCTATTGTCAGCGATTATCCAACTTTTCAGGATTGGGCGGAGTCGGGAGGTAAAAGTGCGAAAGACTGGTATAATCATCCTTTATAA
- the amrS gene encoding AmmeMemoRadiSam system radical SAM enzyme codes for MSQCKASEFSGFHNISAKKIVTEALKTWNNIGIAYTYNEPFTFYEFLLDTAELAHSKGLKNVVVSNGYINKEPLQKLLPFINAFNIDLKAFSNDFYKKYTKGKLQPVLDTLKQIAKSQAHLEITTLVIPGLNDEISEFEKMINWIATKLGENVPLHLSRYYPQYKLKAPATPIETLTELYDLAKQKLQHVYLGNVSDEKRSTTYCANCNMPLISRNHYQTEILALDTEGNCKKCGSSATIII; via the coding sequence ATATCGCAATGCAAAGCTTCTGAGTTCTCGGGCTTTCATAATATCAGCGCTAAAAAAATTGTTACGGAAGCACTAAAAACATGGAACAACATTGGCATTGCTTATACTTACAACGAACCCTTTACTTTTTACGAGTTTTTATTAGACACTGCTGAACTGGCCCATTCAAAAGGATTAAAAAATGTAGTGGTTTCCAACGGTTATATCAACAAGGAACCACTACAAAAACTATTGCCTTTTATAAACGCTTTTAACATCGATCTAAAAGCTTTTTCGAATGACTTTTACAAAAAATACACTAAAGGGAAATTGCAGCCAGTGCTTGATACACTCAAACAAATTGCCAAAAGTCAGGCTCATCTTGAAATTACCACACTGGTTATTCCCGGATTAAATGATGAAATCTCCGAATTTGAAAAGATGATAAACTGGATAGCCACCAAGTTGGGAGAAAATGTTCCGTTGCACCTTTCGCGCTACTATCCTCAATACAAATTAAAAGCACCCGCCACTCCAATAGAAACATTAACGGAGTTGTATGATCTGGCAAAACAAAAATTGCAACATGTTTATTTGGGAAATGTCAGCGACGAAAAACGATCAACAACGTACTGCGCCAACTGCAATATGCCGCTTATTTCAAGAAACCATTACCAAACCGAAATTTTAGCTCTTGATACCGAAGGAAATTGCAAAAAGTGTGGTTCCTCGGCAACAATAATTATTTAG
- a CDS encoding LexA family transcriptional regulator produces MNFFSKNIKLLRNRKKRTQNEVAVALELKRTTVNALENEISQPTVSHLQAFSKYYGIAIDTLINVNLHQLSESQFTDLQNGFDVFIRGTKLRVIATTVDSDNNDNIEFVNEKAKAGYVNCFADPEYIGKLPVFQLPFLSKDKKYRAFTIEGDSMLPIAAGSIVIGEFLQDFYNIKSNDAYIIVTRDEGIVFKVVQNNIATERSLKLISLNKTFEPYNLPIGEVTEVWKFVCYLNTCIPEPESDISVLMKQMDDMHKAIKKLGSKIE; encoded by the coding sequence ATGAATTTCTTCAGCAAGAATATCAAGCTGTTACGCAATCGAAAAAAGCGCACACAAAACGAGGTAGCTGTTGCATTGGAGTTAAAACGAACCACTGTTAACGCACTCGAAAATGAAATCAGTCAACCCACAGTATCGCATCTCCAAGCTTTTTCAAAATACTATGGGATTGCAATTGACACACTAATTAATGTGAATTTGCACCAACTTTCAGAAAGTCAGTTTACCGATTTGCAAAATGGTTTTGATGTTTTTATCCGTGGAACAAAACTGCGGGTGATTGCCACAACCGTAGATTCGGACAACAACGATAATATTGAGTTTGTGAACGAAAAAGCCAAAGCCGGTTATGTTAACTGTTTTGCCGACCCCGAATACATTGGAAAGTTGCCGGTTTTTCAACTGCCATTTCTCTCGAAAGACAAAAAATACAGAGCCTTTACCATCGAAGGCGACTCGATGTTGCCAATAGCCGCCGGATCAATCGTAATCGGCGAATTTCTACAGGATTTCTACAACATTAAAAGCAACGATGCTTATATAATTGTTACCCGCGACGAAGGAATTGTTTTTAAGGTGGTTCAGAATAATATCGCCACCGAGCGATCGCTGAAATTGATTTCGCTAAACAAAACATTTGAACCTTACAACTTACCAATTGGAGAAGTTACGGAAGTGTGGAAATTTGTATGCTACCTAAATACCTGCATCCCTGAACCCGAGTCGGACATAAGTGTGTTGATGAAACAAATGGACGACATGCACAAGGCAATAAAAAAACTTGGATCAAAAATTGAATAG
- a CDS encoding putative DNA modification/repair radical SAM protein: MNDSVHEKLKILSDAAKYDVSCASSGSSRANSSKGIGNGVACGICHSFTEDGRCVSLFKILMTNNCIYDCAYCINRRTNDRPRATFTAQEIVDLTIGFYRRNYIEGLFLSSGVIKNPDYTMERMVLVAKKLRKEENYNGYIHLKAIPGASSELIHEAGVWADRLSVNMEIPTEPNLKKLAPEKNYPDIVTPMGQIRDSILVAKEERQKYRKAPRFAPAGQSTQLIVGATPETDRQIILLSSGLYKKQNLKRVYFSGYLPVNSYDERLPAVNRPPLVRENRLYQSDWLMRFYHFKAEEILSEDQPFLDLDLDPKLGFALRNMHLFPVDINRADYEMILRIPGVGVQSAQKIILARKHRRLNSLHLKKLGIVMKRAKYFITCNELPSPGMGWEPKRLRHKLLCEMNSKYKKSLDTQLKLFGDFKPVLPTLH, encoded by the coding sequence ATGAACGACTCTGTACATGAAAAACTGAAAATATTATCCGATGCTGCAAAATACGATGTTTCGTGTGCATCGAGCGGGAGTAGCCGGGCCAACAGCAGTAAAGGAATTGGTAATGGTGTGGCGTGCGGCATTTGCCACAGTTTTACCGAAGACGGGCGTTGTGTAAGCCTGTTTAAAATACTAATGACTAACAATTGTATTTATGATTGTGCGTATTGTATAAATCGCCGCACCAACGATCGTCCGCGTGCCACTTTTACGGCGCAGGAAATTGTTGATCTCACCATTGGGTTTTATCGCCGTAATTATATCGAGGGATTGTTTTTGAGTTCGGGGGTGATTAAAAATCCCGATTACACCATGGAGCGAATGGTGCTGGTAGCTAAAAAACTCCGCAAAGAAGAGAATTATAATGGCTACATTCATTTGAAAGCGATTCCCGGAGCAAGTAGTGAATTGATTCACGAGGCCGGAGTTTGGGCCGACCGTTTAAGTGTAAACATGGAAATCCCGACCGAACCGAACCTGAAAAAGCTGGCACCGGAAAAAAACTATCCGGATATTGTTACGCCCATGGGGCAAATCCGCGATTCGATTCTTGTAGCAAAAGAGGAACGTCAAAAGTACCGAAAGGCACCGCGTTTTGCTCCGGCCGGACAAAGTACGCAATTGATTGTTGGAGCAACACCCGAAACCGACAGGCAGATTATTCTGTTGTCATCGGGATTGTATAAAAAGCAGAACCTGAAACGCGTGTATTTTTCGGGTTACCTTCCGGTGAACAGTTACGATGAGCGTCTACCTGCTGTTAACCGGCCGCCGTTGGTGCGTGAAAACCGACTGTATCAAAGCGACTGGCTGATGCGTTTTTATCATTTTAAGGCTGAGGAGATTTTGAGCGAAGATCAGCCTTTTCTGGATTTGGATTTGGACCCAAAACTGGGGTTTGCGCTCCGAAATATGCACCTGTTTCCGGTGGATATTAACCGTGCAGACTACGAAATGATCCTTCGTATTCCCGGAGTTGGAGTGCAGTCGGCACAGAAAATTATTCTGGCACGAAAACACCGCCGGCTAAATTCGCTGCATCTTAAAAAGCTTGGAATAGTTATGAAACGTGCCAAGTACTTTATCACATGCAATGAACTTCCTTCGCCGGGAATGGGGTGGGAGCCCAAACGATTGAGACATAAACTGCTGTGCGAAATGAATTCAAAATATAAAAAGTCATTAGACACGCAGTTGAAGCTATTTGGCGATTTTAAACCGGTGCTGCCAACGTTGCATTAG